A region of the Mesoterricola sediminis genome:
GTTCTGGATGCACCTGAGCCGGGACGCCCAGAAGAAGCGCCTGAAGAAGCTGGAGGCGGACCCCCTCACCCGCTGGCGGGTCACGGACCGCGACTGGAAGCACTTCGCCATGTACGACACGTTCCGGGCCGTCGCCGAGCGCGCCCTCCGCAGCACCAGCACCGCGGGCGCCCCCTGGACGGTGATCGAGGCCACGGACCCCCGCTACCAGAAGCTGGCCGTGGGCCGGATCCTCCTGGAGCGCCTCCGGGCGAGGCTGGACGGGCCCGCGCCGGCGCCGGCCCCCGTGGCGGCCCCGCCCGTCGCCGCCGGCCTCGACGGGCGCAATGTCCTCCGGAGCCTCGACCTCACCCAGCGCCTGCCGAAGGAGTCCTACGAGCGGGAGCTGGAGACCTGGCAGGGCCGGCTCAACCTCCTGACCCGCCACAAGGCCTTCCGGGACCACAGCGTCATCCTGGTCTTCGAGGGGTCCGACGCCGCCGGCAAGGGGGGCGGTATCCGTCGCGTCACCCAGGCCCTGGACCTGCGCCTCTGCGAGATCACCCCCATCGCAGCCCCCACGGAGGAGGAGCGCGCCCAGCCCTACCTCTGGCGCTTCTGGCGCCACGTGCCCCGGAAGGGGCGCTTCCAGATCTTCGACCGCAGCTGGTACGGCCGGGTCCTGGTGGAGCGGGTGGAGGGCTTCTGCGCGGAGGCAGACTGGATGCGGGCCTATGGCGAGATCAACGACTTCGAGGACCAGCTCGTCCGCAGCGGCGCCATCCTGGCCAAGTTCTGGCTCGCCATCAGCCCGGAGGAGCAGCTCCGGCGCTTCCAGGCGCGGCAGGAGAGCCGCTTCAAGCGGTTCAAGATCACCGACGAGGACTGGCGGAACCGCGACAAGTGGCCGGCCTACGAAGCCGCGGTGTGCGACATGCTCGACCGCACCTCCACGGAGATCGCCCCCTGGACCCTCGTGGAAAGCGAGGACAAGGCCTTCGGCCGCATCAAGATCCTCCGGACCCTCTGCGCGCGCCTGGAGGCCGTCCTCTGAGCTCCGGAGCTGCGCCCGGGCCGGAAATGAAGCTAGAATGCCCCGTGTCCCTCACGCATCCCCCCCTCTCGTGGTTGATCCTCGGCCTGCCCCTGGTCTTCGTGCTGGTGGGCCTGGTCGTGTCCTTCCGCCGGTGGCGGGGGATGAAACGGCACCCGGCCCAGGACCCCGAGAGCCTCCTCCTGGGCGCCGTCTCCCAGAGCCTGCAGGAGCGGGGCCGCCTCGCCGCGTCCCTCGGCGAACTGCGCACCGTCCACGAGCGGCTCCTGGACGCCCTCCCCTTCGGCATTCTCTGGGTGGACCTCAAGGGCCAGGTGGCCGCCATCAACGCCGAGGGCCGGGCCATCCTGGGCGTCAAGGCCGGCGTGGTGGGCCTGGACGCGGCCTTCGTGCTGGAGCCCTTCCCCTGGATCCTGGAGGGCCTGGCCCAGCCCCCCGGCCCCGCGTGGCGGGCCGATGGCGGCGGGCGGCGCTGGCAGCTCCGGCGCATCCAGGTGCCCGACATCGTGGGCTCCCTCCTGCAGTTCGAGGACATCACGGAGCGGGAGGCCGGCGAGCGCCGTCAGCAGCTGCGGGAGCGCTTCGCCGAACTGGGCGAGATGACCGCGGGCGTCGCCCACCAGCTCAAGAACGGCCTAGCCGTCCTCAAGGGGCACGGCCAGCTGCTGGACCGGGCCGGCCACCACGACACGGCCCAGGACCTCCTGGAGGAGGTCCAGTCCCTGGAGCGCCTCGCCCAGCGCTTCCTCCTGTGGGCCAAGCCCCTGGAGCCGCGCATCGCCCCCGTGCGGCTGGAGGAGATCGCCTCCCAGGCCGCCATGGAGGTGCACCGCCGCCCCGCCTTCCAGGACCGGACCCTGACCGTGGAAGGGGAGGGGCGCGCCGACGCCGATCCCATGCTCCTGCACCAGGCCCTGGTGAACCTGGTGGAGAACGCCTGCCAGGCCACCCCGCCGGGCCGGCGGGTGCGGGTGCAGGTGGTCCCGGGGCAGATCGCCATCCTGGACGAGGGCCCCGGCTTCGACCCCGGCGACCTGGCCCGCATGCTGCGCCCCTTCGAGAGCGGCCGCCCCGAGGGCACGGGCCTGGGCCTGCCCCTGGCCCTGAAGTGGCTGAACGCCACCGGCGCCGACCTCGTGTTCAGCCTCCGCCCCGAAGGCGGAACCCGGGTCGACGTCCGCCTCTAGAGGGGCCGGCGGCCTTCCAGGGCGCGGTCGAGGGTGAGGTCGTCCGCGTATTCCAGGTCGCTGCCGATGGGCAGGCCGAGGCCGATGCGGGTGGTGCGGATGCCCAGGGGCTCCAGGATGCGGGCCAGCCAGGCGGCGGTGGCCTCGCCCTCCAGGGTGGGGTTGGTGGCCAGGACGATCTCCTGGACCCGGCCGTCCTCCAGGCGCCGGAGGAGCTCCCGGACCCGGAGCTGGTCGGGCCCGATGCCCTTCAGGGGGGAGATGAGGCCGCCCAGCACGTGGTAGCGGCCCCGGAAGTGCCCGCTCCGCTCGAAGGTGAGCACGTTGCTGGCTTCGGCGACCACAACGAGGGTGCGGGGATCGCGCTGGGGGTCCTCGCAGACGGCGCAGACGGGGCGGTCCGTGAAGGAGCCGCAGGTGGCGCAGAAGCCCACGGAGCTGGCGGCGTGCCGGAGCAGGTCGCCCAGGTGCTCCATGGCCCCCGGCCCCTCCTTGAGGAGGTGGAGGGCCATGCGCTGGGCGGACTTGGAACCGACCCCCGGCAGCTTCTGGAGGGCCTCGACCACCGCTTCCAGGGGGGCCGGGAGCTTCATGTCAGAAGCCCAGGCCCGGGATCTTCAGGCCGCCGGTGAGGCCGCCGGTGATCTTGCCCATGGCCTCGTCGGCCTTGGCGGAGGCGTCCTTGAAGGCGGCGAGGACGAGGTCCTCCAGCATGCTGGGGTCCTCGGGGTCCATGGCCTCCTTGGCGATGGAGATGCCGACGAGCTCCTTGGCGCCGTTGAGGGTGACCTTGACCATGGCGCCGCCGGCGGTGCCTTCGGCCCTGAGATTGGCCTGGGCCTCCTGCAGCTTGGACTGCATGGCCTGGGCCTGCTTCATGAGGAATCGCATGTCCATGGTGGGCTCCTACTCGGAAGGTTTCCGGCTGGTCTTGGGCAGGTGGAGGTGGGGCATGTGAAGGTGCGCCCGGCGCAGGCGCCGGGCCACGGCGAGCATGACGACGTAGCCCACGGGGAGCGCCAGGAGGCACAGGGCGAAGCCCCCGGTGAGGTAGGGCACGAGGATGGGCTTCAGCATGCAGAAGATGCCGTCCAGGCCCTCCCGGCTCACGAAGCTGCGCCAGGTGATCTCGTGCCACCGGATCCCGGACAGGTCCAGGCGGGAGCCCCGGCCCAGCAGGAGGTTGCCCGCGAGGGCGCTGGCCGTGGCGATGGGGACCATCGTCCAGGGGTTGTTCACGAAGGCGGCGATGAGCATCACGGGCCGGTGGAGGCGCCGCGACAGGAAGCAGGCCAGGAGCACGATGGCGGTGTGGAGGCCCAGCAGGGGATTGAACGCCACCGACAGCCCGATGGCGAAGCTCAGGGCGATCTGCTCGGGGCTCATCTCCGGGTGGAGGATGTGGCCCTTCAGCCTGGTCCAGAGGCCCTTCGGCGGCGGGGCGCCGGCGGGCGCTTCCTGGTCAGGGGTGTCGGTCATCGGATCCTTGGGCGGGTGCGAAGTGGTCGAAGGCGCGGTCCGGAAGGGGCCGCAGGCTTCCTCCATCATAATGGAGAACCGGCGCTTCTCCAGCGGGGGCCGCCGTGCCCACCCGCAGGAGGGGGATGCCCAGGCGCCGCTCCAGCTCCGCCTGGGGCAGGGCGGCCGCGAAGCACCGGGCGTAGTCCTCGCCCCCCTCCACCGCGTCCGCGTCCAGGCCCGGGGCCAGGATCACGGAAAGCCCGGAGGCGGTGGCCAGGTTCGCGAGGTCGCGGCTCAGGCCGTCCGAGATGTCCATGCAGGCGTGCACCTCGGGGATGGCTGCCAGACGGGGGCCCAGACCGAGCCGGGGCTGGGGGTCCAGGTGGGCGGCCACGTCCGGATCGGGCACGGCCGGGTCCCAGCCCGCCATCAGCTTGCGGAGCCCCCGCAGGCTCGCGCCCAGGGGCTGGTCCACGTAGATGCCGTCGTCCGCTTCCACCGTATCCCGGCGCAGCCACCGGGCCACGGAGCCGAAGGCCGTGATGCCCAGGCCCAGGCCCGAGGCTCGCCCGACCGTGTCTCCGCCCAGGACGGGAACCGACCAGGCGTGTGAAGCCGCGGCGAGGCCGTCCAGGAAGGCCTCGACCCAGGCGGGCGCCAGGTCCCGGCCCAGGGCCAGGGTGAGGGTGAAGCCCAGGAAGGTCGCCCCGCTGGCGTCCAGGTCGGACAGGTTCACGGCCAGGAGCTTGCGCCCGAGCAGGGCGGGGGGATGCCAGGCGCGGGAGAAGTGCTGGCCGTCCTCCATGAGGTCGGTGGTCACCAGCAGGCGCTGGCCCGGAAGGGGCGGGGGCACCGCCCCGCAGTCGTCCACCAGCTCCCGCCCTCCGGGAAACCGATCGCGGATCCGGGCGATCACGGACAATTCCGAAAGGGACACGGCGCCTCCTGGGCTAACCATAGCCCAACGAAGGGTCAGGGCCAACCCGGAGGCAATCGGTCACAAACGACCTAGGCGTCCGCCTTTCGAGATGCTAGGTTTGAAGGAGCGCAACCTGGTGGGGCCGAGGCCCCTGTTGAGGAGATACCCATGGCCATCACGAAGGTTTGGATCGAAGAAGGCTGCATCGTGTGCAACGCCTGCGACGCCGAGTGCCCCGACGTCTTCCTGGTCACCGACACCACCTGCGTCGTCAAGGACGATGTGACCTTCCCCATCGAGGGCGACCTGGAAGGCCAGGTCGAGGCCGCCGCCGCCGGCTGCCCCGTCGAAGTCATCAAGTTCGAGAAGTAGTCCAGCCCAGGCCGGACACGGAAAGGGCGCCCCGCGAGGGGCGCCCTTTCCGTGTACCGGGGAGGGCGGCCATGGCATCGCGCGTCCGGGACGCGCGGATGGCTCGGCCGGACTCCTAGCTTTCCCGGAGGCCGACGTTGACCTCGAAGTCCCCGAACTCGGTGGAGAAGGGGATGGCGATGCAGGGGACATCGCCGCTGCGGCTGATCTTGTGGCCGACGCCGATGACGACGGTGGGGATCGAGATGTTCAGCTGGTGGCCGTCCTGGATGAGGCTGCGCCGGGCGTCGCCGACCACGATGTTGCCGATCTCGCCGATGGCGTCCTCGACGTTCTTGTTCATGTCCTTGATCTCCTCCATCAGCATGTTGGAGGCGATCCTGCAGGCCAGGGCCGCGGGCATGCTGATGATGATGGAGCCGGAGGTCTCGCCGGTGAGCCCGATGATGGCCGAGACGTCGTACGTGGTGATCAGGTCCTCCTTCAGCTCCAGCCCGGTCTTTTCGGCCTGGATCCCGGCCATCATGTCGAGGCTGCGAAGGGTGGACTCGATGAAAGGATTGATGAATGCGACGTTCATGGGGCGGCGGCCTCTTGGGTAGTCATCATTATTTCACTTGTCAAGGTTGGCACAACCAGATTATTTCCAGCGGTCCCCGTGGGCGGTGGGGTTTCGGCCCGGGAATGGGATAATGTAGGATTCGGAGTCAAACCCATGCTGGATCGCCTGCAAGCCGAACTCAAGGCCGCCATGCTCGCCAAGGACGCCCCCCGCACGGGGGTCCTGCGCATGGCCCTGGCCGCCTACAAGAACGAAGCCGTCGCCAAGGGCCTGAGCCCCCAGGGGGTCCTCACCGAGGCCGACGCGCTGGCCGTGATCAAGCGCCTGGTGAAGAGCCGCGAGGACAGCGTGGAGCAGTTCACCCGGGGCGGCTACCCGGAGCGGGCCGCGGCGGAGGCCGCCGAGATCGAGGTGCTCCGGACCTTCCTCCCGGCCATGCTGGAGGGCCCCGCCCTGGAAGCCGCCGTCCGCCAGGCCATCCAGGACACCGGCGCCCAGAGCCGCAAGGACATGGGCGCCGTGATGAAGGCGCTCCAGGCCCGGCACGGCGGCGCCTTCGACGGCAAGGCCGCCAGCCAGCTCGTGAACGGCCTGTTGGCCTGAACCCCCCATCCCTTCCACTTCGCCGGCCGGGGCGCACTCCGGCGGCCATGAATCGGACATATCCATGAAGCAGAGCAAGGCGCTGATCCAGACCCTCCGGGAGGTGCCCCGGGACGCCGACGTGGTGAGCCAGCAGCTCATGATGCGCTCGGGCATGATCATGAAGCTCGCCGCCGGCATCTACGACTACCTGCCGCTGGCCCTCCGCAGCATCCGCAAGTTCGAGCAGATCGTGCGCGAGGAGTTGGCCAAGGACGGGTGCCAGGAACTCCTCATGCCCACCGTGCAGCCCGCGGAACTCTGGCAGGAGTCCACCCGCTGGAGCTTCTACGGCAAGGAGCTGCTCCGCTTCAAGGACCGCAAGGACGCGGATTTCTGCCTCGGGCCCACCCACGAGGAGGTCATCACGGACATCGTCCGGCGCAACGTGCGCAGCTACAAGCAGCTGCCCATGAACCTCTTCCAGGTCCAGACCAAGTTCCGCGACGAGATCCGCCCCCGCTTCGGCCTCATGCGCGGCCGCGAGTTCATCATGAAGGACGGCTACTCCTTCCACGTGGACGACGCCGACGCGGACCGCGGCTACTGGGAGATGTTCAACGCCTACAAGCGGATCTTCAGCCGCCTCGGCGTCAAGTTCCGCCCGGTGGAGGCCGACAGCGGCGCCATCGGCGGCAGCTTCACCCACGAGTTCCACGTCCTGGCGGGCTCGGGCGAGGACGGCATCCTCAGCTGCGACGCCTGCGAATACACCTCCAACGTCGAGAAGACCGAGGCCCCCCGCGTCGACCCCGTCGACCACGGCGCCGCGTTCCCCCTCCGGCCGGCCCATTTCCAGACGCCGGGCGTCACGGCCATGGAGGAGCAGGCCGCGGCCTTCAAGGACGCCGAGCACGACGGGATGCCCCTGCACCAGACCTCGAAGGTCTACTGGCTCGAGGCGGAGATCCTCACCCCCGGCGAGGCCGAGCCCAGCCGCAGGATCGCCGTCGCCGCCATCCTGCGCGGCGACCACGAGCTCAACCCCGTCAAGGTGAAGAACGCCGTCGGAGCCGCCGATCTCCAGCCCATGCCCGACGCGGAGGACTTCTGCGGGGCCCCCGCGGGCTTCCTGGGGCCCATCCCCCGGCCCGGCACCCGCCACGCCGCGCTCCACGCCGATCCCAAGGACCGCCTGGTCTACCTGGTGGACCGCAGCCTCGAAGGGGCCGTCAACCTCACCTGCGGGGCCAACGAGGCCCCCGGCCACCACTTCGGGTTCGACCCGAAGCGCGACCTCCCCATGGCCCGCTACGCCGACCTCCGCCTGGCGCAGGAGGGCGACCTCTGCCCCCGCTGCGGCAAGGGCCGGTACCAGGCCTTCCGGGGCATCGAGGTGGGCCAGGTGTTCAAGCTGGGCACCAAGTATTCCAAGAGCATGAACTGCGTGTTCGTCGATGAGCAGGGCAAGGAGCGCCCGATGGTCATGGGCTGCTACGGCATCGGCATCACCCGCACCATCGCCGCCTGCATCGAGCAGAACTACGACGCCGACGGCATCGTCTGGCCCTGGCCCGTCGCCCCCTACCAGATCCACCTGCTGGACCTGGATCCCGGCTCCGCCGAGGTGCGCGGCACCGCCGAGAAGCTCGAGGCCGGGCTGGAGGCCGCCGGGTTCGAGGTGCTCCACGACGACCGCGAGGGCATGAGCCCTGGGGCCAAGTTCAAGGACGCCGACCTCCTGGGCTTCCCCCTCCGGGTCATGGTGGGCTCCAAGGGCCTCAAGGACGGCGTGGTCGAACTGAAGGACCGCCGCACCAAGGAGGTCCGCAAGGTCGCCCCCGAGGCCCTCGTGGCCGAGGTCATCGCGGCCCGGGACCGCATCCTGGCGGATCTGGCCGTCCAGGGCGGGAGGTGAGGATGGCGGAGGGCCCGGTCTACCTGACCACGTTCATCGAAGGCATCCTGGTCCACGGATCGGCGATGCCCTTCGTGCTCCTCGTGCCCTCCGTCCACACCCCCCACCGGGGCCTGCTCATGCCGCCCCAGGTGCCCTGGTCGCCTGGGTTCCTGCCGCCGGCCCTGCTCCAGGCCCAGATCGACGCCACGTGGAAGATCCCCTTCCGCTTCCACGATCCGTCCCGGCTGCCCGTGGTCTTCGACGAGCGCACCTCGCGGCTGCCCACTCCCTGGCTCCTCCGGCTGGAGGGCCTGGAGGGGCAGCAGCGCCTCTACCTGACCCACCTCCTGCGCACCCGGGCCCCCGAGGACCAGGTGCCCATTCCTCCCGACGGCGGCCAGTGGGTCGGGGAGAAGGCCCTGGCCAGCCTGGACCTCGTGCCGGGCGTGCGGCGCCTCTGCCAGTCCGCCCTGACCCTGGTGAAGGAACTGTCCTAGCAGCCATTCGGGCGGCCTCAACCCGGGGTTGAAGGCGAACCTGCCTTGAGCTTTTCCTCTGCGCCCTGGCGGTGGCTGAGGCCTTCGACTCCGGGTTGATGAGATCCGGTGGGTCGGACGGTTGGGCCAGGCCGGAGGCCCGGGGACAAAGCCTTGCGCCTCCCGGATCGGCTGCCGGTGAAGGCGGCCGCGCCGAAAGGCGGGGGCCGGAAGGGCGGCAGCGGCCCGGGGGGGCTGGGCCCGCCTCCCAGGGGACGTGTTCGATAAAATATTTATGAACCTTTGCCCCGTTCGGTGCATGCATGGGTGAGTCAACCTCCCGGAGCCCGCATGCGTCACCCTTCCCTCCTCCTCGTCGGCGGCCTTGCCAGCCTCTTCCTGCTCGCTTGTGGAGGCACCAACAGCAGCACCATCACCCAAGGGAGCAGTTCGGGCACCTCCGATCCCAATCCGGCGCCTCCCCTCCCGGTTCCCATGGGCACGACCTCGGGCGTCCTCAGTGACAAGGCCACCGGAGCGGCCCTGGCGGGCGTGGTCGTGCGGGCGCTCGGGTCCCAGTCGGACACCCAGTTCGGCATCCCCCTGACCGGCGCCATCCTCGCCGAGGCGACGACCGATGCCGCGGGGGCCTACAAGCTGTCGGGAATCCCGGTGGAAAGGTCCTACCGGGTCGCCGCCATGCCCTTCACGGACGCGGCCTCCTACGACCTGAGCGCCAGCATGGTCATGCAGTTCACCGATGGCCGGCTCATCCGGGTGCAGAACCTCGAGGCCAACTCGACCGACCAGGTCGGCAGCGCCTCCATGGCCATTCCGAGCACCAGTCCCTGGAGCATCACCCTGAGCGCGTACCACGTCGTCGCCTCGGCAACGGGGGGCCAGGAGGGGATCCTGGCGCGCCGGGCCTCGGGCGTGGCGGGCGCCACCCTGACCCTGGACCATCTCCACGCGGGCGATTACGTCTTCCAGGTGCGGAGAACCCAGATGCTGAACGGCGTCGAGTCGGCGTCGGAAACCTGGTTCAAGGGCGCGATCACGGCCGGCCAGACGCTGTCCCTGGACAACCGGGCCGAGGGGATCTTCTAGACGTCGTCAAGGATGCGCGCAGGGGGGCGTGGGCAACCGATCCCCTTCAGCCAGGCCATGGGTCGGTCCGTAGCGGCGGCGGACCCATGGCCTGGCTGAATGCGCGTGAAGCGCGCGTATCCCCGGCGGTCCTGGGCGGCCAGGAAATCCGAGCGGGTCGTAACCCTTGGCCGGGTTCGCGCATGTAGATCCTGCGGCTGGTCCGCGGAGCTTCCATGGTGAATGGCCCCAACGTGCGCATGATGGCCGGGCTTTCGGCCCTCCTCCTCCTGGCCTGCGGCGGCCCGGGGGGGGTCACCGTGGCCGGCGCGATGGCGGGGGGCGGCGGCTTTTCCGTCCTGGAAGGCACGGCCTCGGGGACCGTGCGCGACCCGATGACGGGCCAGGGCCTGCCCGGCGTGCAGGTGTTGGCCCTGGCCCCGGAGCCGCCGGCCCTGGACGGGCGGGTGCGCTTCGGGGAGGTGCTGGGCGCCGGGCTCACCGGTCCCGACGGCGCCTTCGTGATCCCCGGCCTGCCCCTGGACCGGCCCTTCCGGCTCGTGTGTCAGCCGGACCTTCCCGCGCGGGCCTACGCGCAGGCGGCGAGCGGGACCCTCTCCGTGTCCCGGAGCGCGCGCCAGGTCATGGCGGCGCTCACGGCGCGGCCCACGATCCAGCTGGGCGGTCTCCGCCTGGAGCCGGGGCCCTGGGCCTGGTCCACCGGCGAGCTGCGGGTGTACTGGATGGGGGACGACTGGACGGGGGAGGAAGGTCTTTGGATCCGCTCCGCGACCCTGGTGCCGGGCCAGCCCCTCTTCCTGGACCGGCTGCCGGCGGGCGCGTACCGCGCGGTGGTGACCGGTTGCGGCGGGCCGCTGGCGGGGCAGGGGCGGCCGTTCCGCATCCTGGCGGGGGTCGTCACGGTCCTGTAGCCCCTCCGTCCCTGTGGCATGATGCGGGGAGGAGGTTGCCTTGACTTCAGTGCCCGCCCACGGATCCGCCCGGCCTGCCGTCTTCATCGACCGGGACGGCACCCTGAACGAGGAGGTGGGCTACCTCCACCGGCCGGAGGATGTGGTGCTCGTGCCGGGATCGGCCCGGGCCCTGGCCCGGGTCAACGCCCTGGGGATCCCCGTCGTCGTGGTCACCAACCAGGCCGGGATCGGCAAGGGCAAGTACGGCTGGGACGCCTTCCGCGCCGTCAGCGCGCGCGTCGGCGCCCTCCTCGCCGAGGAGGGCGCGCGGGTGGACGCGGTCTACGCGGCGCCGCACCACCCCGACGGGGTGGGCGACTACGCCCACCCGGACCATCCCGACCGCAAGCCCAACCCGGGCATGCTCCTGCGCGCCGCCGAGGAGCTGGGCCTGGACCTGGCCCGGTCCTGGATGATCGGAGACAAGGCCATCGACCTGGGCGCCGCCCGCAACGCCGGGTGCCGCGCCGCCCTGGTGCTCACCGGCTACGGCCGGGGCGTGGACCCGGCCCTGGCCGACCTCGTCGCCGCCGATCTGCCGGAGGCCCTGGACCGCATTCTCGCCCTGGGGTTCGGGGAGGCGCCGTGAGCCTGCTGGCCCCCAAGCGCGCCGCCCTCCTGGTGGTGGGGCTCGCCTTCTTCGCGGACACCCTCGTGTACGCGATGCTCCCGCCCCTCCTGCCGGAGTACGCCCGGCTCCACGGCCTGAGCCAGACCCGGCTCGGGGTGCTCTTCGGGAGCTACGCCGCGGCGCTGCTCCTGTCCTGCCTGCCGCTGGGGGCCTGGTCGGACCGGCGCGGGCGGCGCGGCCCTTTCCTGGGGGGCCTCCTGGCCTTCGGCGGGGCCACCCTCCTCTTCGCCTTCGCGGGGACCTACCCCGTGCTCCTCCTGGCGCGCGTCCTCCAGGGCATCGCGGCCGCCGCCACCTGGGTGGCGGGCCTGTCCATGGTCGCGGACCACTTCCCCGCGGACCAGCGCGGCAAGGCCATGAGCGCCGTCTTCGCCTGCGCGAACCTGGGCATGTTCCTGGGCCCCTCCTTCGCGGGGTGGATGCTGGGCGCCTGGGGCATCCGGGCCGCCTTCCTCGCCACCGCGGGCCTCGCCGTGCTGGACGCCCTCGTGCGGGTGGCGCTCCTGCCGCCCGACCCGGAGCCGCAGCCCTCGGGGCGAGGCTATCTGGGACTCCTCCGGGACGGCACCGTGCGCGCCTTCGCGGGCGTCATGGCCCTGGGGGCGGGCCTGGGCGCCGTGCTGGAGGCGGTGCTCCCCCTCCACCTGGCGCGGAACCTGGGCATGGACGCCCGGGCCATCGGCCTGGCCTTCACCCTCGCCGCCCTGGCCAGCACCTTCACCTCCCCCTTCGTCGGGCACTGGACGGACCGGCGGGGCCCCGGCGAGCCCATCCGCCTGGGCCTCGTCCTGGGCGCCGGGCTCCTCCTGGGGGTGGCCCTCCTCCCGACCCGGGCGGCGGTGTACCTCGCCATGCTGGTCATGGGAAGCACCTGCAGCTGCCTCATGTCCCCCTGCGGCCCCGCCATGGCCGCCCGGGTGGAGCGCCAGGGCGGCACGGACTACGGGTCCGTCTTCTCCCTCCTCAACATCGCCTTCTCCCTGGGGATGATGGCCGGTCCGATCCTGGGCTCGGTCCTGACGGACGCGGTGGGCCTCGGCCGGGCCATGCCCGCCTTGGCGGGGTGCTTCGCGCTCTACCTGGCCGTCCTGGGGCGCGGGGCGAAGGCCGCGTGAGGCGGATTACGTCCGGCCGTTAAACATTTCCCGCCCGGGGCGCACCTCAAGACCGCGCCCTATCGGGCGCTGGAGATGCCGCATGCGCCCTACCGCCCGTTCCCTGGTTCTGCTCCTGCCCCTCCTCGCCCTGCCCGGGCTGGGATGCAAGGGCCACGACAACGCCCCGGGCGTCCAGATGCCCAACCTGAGCCAGCCCGCCCCCGAGCAGGGCACCCTCTCCCTGGCCCTCCGGGCCGAGGGGTCCCGTCCTTCCGCCGGGGCCATGCGCCTCCGGGTGACGGGCGTGGACGTGCGGACCCCCGCGGGGACCTGGGTGCCCGTGAGCGAGGCGGCGCGGCTCCACCAGGTGGACCTGACCGGGGCCGAGGCCACCCCGTGCCTCGCCGCGGCGCCCCTCCCCACCGGCGACTACCGGGCCGTCCGGCTCCGCCTGGGCCCCGCCCACCGCCTCGTGCGCCCCGGCGCCGAAGAGGAGCTGATGGCCCCGGAGACCCTCGTCGTGGAGGGCGCCTGGCGGGTCGAGATGCGGGAGACCAGCCAGCTTGAGCTGGTCGTGGACCCCCGGCGCGCCCTCCAGCGCGGGCGGACCCGCGTCTCCCTGGCCGCGGAAGGCCTGGCCCTCCAGGACGTCACCCGCTACCGGGTGGTGCAGGGGACCCTGCGGGACGCCGGCAACGGCCTGCCCATCGCCGACGCCCGGGTGACCCTCCAGGCCCCCGCCCGGGACCGGGATCACCGGGAGGGGGGCCCCACCGATTGCCGGATCGTGCGGGCCGCCGTGACGGGGCCGGACGGCGCCTTCCGCCTGGACGCGGTGCCGCCGGGCCTGCGCTACCGGGTCGTCGTCCCGCCCACCGCCAGGCACGACCTGGTGCTGGGGGCCGTCTTCGACCTGGGCTCCTCGCCCGTGCCGCCCGTGGACCTGCAGGCCGAGGCCCCGGCCTCCCCCGCCCAGTTCCTGGACCTGCCCAGCCCCGAGGCCTGGAACCTGGAGAGCCTTTCCCATGAGTGGGTCGTCGAGCGCCGGGTGGGGGGCAAGGCCCCCGGCTTCCCCGGGCACGTGCTGGTGGAAGTCGTCCCCCTGCTGGAGGCCCGGCCCCTCCACCTGGGCCCCTATCCCCAGGGGACCTACCGGGTGCGCTTCGTCCAGGGGGCCGCGTTCGGCCCGCAGCAGGACATCCGGGTCGGCGCCCCCCGG
Encoded here:
- a CDS encoding proline--tRNA ligase, translating into MKQSKALIQTLREVPRDADVVSQQLMMRSGMIMKLAAGIYDYLPLALRSIRKFEQIVREELAKDGCQELLMPTVQPAELWQESTRWSFYGKELLRFKDRKDADFCLGPTHEEVITDIVRRNVRSYKQLPMNLFQVQTKFRDEIRPRFGLMRGREFIMKDGYSFHVDDADADRGYWEMFNAYKRIFSRLGVKFRPVEADSGAIGGSFTHEFHVLAGSGEDGILSCDACEYTSNVEKTEAPRVDPVDHGAAFPLRPAHFQTPGVTAMEEQAAAFKDAEHDGMPLHQTSKVYWLEAEILTPGEAEPSRRIAVAAILRGDHELNPVKVKNAVGAADLQPMPDAEDFCGAPAGFLGPIPRPGTRHAALHADPKDRLVYLVDRSLEGAVNLTCGANEAPGHHFGFDPKRDLPMARYADLRLAQEGDLCPRCGKGRYQAFRGIEVGQVFKLGTKYSKSMNCVFVDEQGKERPMVMGCYGIGITRTIAACIEQNYDADGIVWPWPVAPYQIHLLDLDPGSAEVRGTAEKLEAGLEAAGFEVLHDDREGMSPGAKFKDADLLGFPLRVMVGSKGLKDGVVELKDRRTKEVRKVAPEALVAEVIAARDRILADLAVQGGR
- a CDS encoding carboxypeptidase-like regulatory domain-containing protein, which translates into the protein MVNGPNVRMMAGLSALLLLACGGPGGVTVAGAMAGGGGFSVLEGTASGTVRDPMTGQGLPGVQVLALAPEPPALDGRVRFGEVLGAGLTGPDGAFVIPGLPLDRPFRLVCQPDLPARAYAQAASGTLSVSRSARQVMAALTARPTIQLGGLRLEPGPWAWSTGELRVYWMGDDWTGEEGLWIRSATLVPGQPLFLDRLPAGAYRAVVTGCGGPLAGQGRPFRILAGVVTVL
- a CDS encoding D-glycero-alpha-D-manno-heptose-1,7-bisphosphate 7-phosphatase — protein: MPAHGSARPAVFIDRDGTLNEEVGYLHRPEDVVLVPGSARALARVNALGIPVVVVTNQAGIGKGKYGWDAFRAVSARVGALLAEEGARVDAVYAAPHHPDGVGDYAHPDHPDRKPNPGMLLRAAEELGLDLARSWMIGDKAIDLGAARNAGCRAALVLTGYGRGVDPALADLVAADLPEALDRILALGFGEAP
- a CDS encoding MFS transporter, which produces MSLLAPKRAALLVVGLAFFADTLVYAMLPPLLPEYARLHGLSQTRLGVLFGSYAAALLLSCLPLGAWSDRRGRRGPFLGGLLAFGGATLLFAFAGTYPVLLLARVLQGIAAAATWVAGLSMVADHFPADQRGKAMSAVFACANLGMFLGPSFAGWMLGAWGIRAAFLATAGLAVLDALVRVALLPPDPEPQPSGRGYLGLLRDGTVRAFAGVMALGAGLGAVLEAVLPLHLARNLGMDARAIGLAFTLAALASTFTSPFVGHWTDRRGPGEPIRLGLVLGAGLLLGVALLPTRAAVYLAMLVMGSTCSCLMSPCGPAMAARVERQGGTDYGSVFSLLNIAFSLGMMAGPILGSVLTDAVGLGRAMPALAGCFALYLAVLGRGAKAA
- a CDS encoding DUF4382 domain-containing protein is translated as MRPTARSLVLLLPLLALPGLGCKGHDNAPGVQMPNLSQPAPEQGTLSLALRAEGSRPSAGAMRLRVTGVDVRTPAGTWVPVSEAARLHQVDLTGAEATPCLAAAPLPTGDYRAVRLRLGPAHRLVRPGAEEELMAPETLVVEGAWRVEMRETSQLELVVDPRRALQRGRTRVSLAAEGLALQDVTRYRVVQGTLRDAGNGLPIADARVTLQAPARDRDHREGGPTDCRIVRAAVTGPDGAFRLDAVPPGLRYRVVVPPTARHDLVLGAVFDLGSSPVPPVDLQAEAPASPAQFLDLPSPEAWNLESLSHEWVVERRVGGKAPGFPGHVLVEVVPLLEARPLHLGPYPQGTYRVRFVQGAAFGPQQDIRVGAPR